The following are from one region of the Streptomyces changanensis genome:
- a CDS encoding helix-turn-helix transcriptional regulator — protein MDYDFTFVVSGADVDDQAAVDALLERCDALLARAGGVDLLSITGSGGSAVEAALTAASAARAVVPHLRVRRLDRDLVGVHEIAERTGRTRQNVSQWIAGDRRAGGEPFPVPEGTVGRSRAWLWSEVNAWLAARGLDDGAVYPTRAEMAEIDVALAGAVSFTLSFTAAETPGYQAGRDRVLAELHGKHVPGFLEYLARYAHTTDAQGAHVVVVADPDEPARGVMERVSSFGHDVILVTATDQFTATVLSTRAPLGPAETVIVPRGSTVGDWLRLVQEHPQAAFALEPSETAEEDVPPIQRRLAIAA, from the coding sequence ATGGACTACGACTTCACCTTTGTCGTCTCCGGCGCGGACGTGGACGACCAGGCCGCCGTCGACGCCCTGCTGGAGCGGTGCGACGCGCTGTTGGCCCGGGCCGGTGGCGTGGACCTCCTGAGCATCACCGGCTCCGGCGGCTCGGCCGTCGAGGCGGCGCTGACCGCCGCGTCCGCCGCCCGCGCCGTCGTGCCCCACCTGCGCGTGCGCCGGCTGGATCGCGACCTCGTGGGCGTGCACGAGATCGCCGAGCGGACGGGGCGCACCCGGCAGAACGTCAGCCAGTGGATCGCCGGCGACCGCCGGGCGGGGGGCGAGCCGTTCCCCGTTCCCGAGGGGACCGTGGGCCGGTCGCGGGCCTGGCTGTGGAGCGAGGTCAACGCGTGGCTCGCCGCCCGCGGGCTCGACGACGGCGCCGTCTACCCCACGCGTGCGGAGATGGCGGAGATCGACGTCGCCCTGGCCGGCGCCGTCTCCTTCACCCTGAGCTTCACCGCCGCCGAGACCCCCGGCTACCAGGCCGGTCGCGACCGGGTCCTCGCCGAGCTGCACGGCAAGCACGTCCCCGGTTTCCTGGAGTACCTGGCGCGCTACGCCCACACCACGGACGCGCAGGGCGCACACGTCGTCGTGGTCGCGGACCCGGACGAACCGGCCCGCGGGGTGATGGAGCGCGTGTCGAGCTTCGGGCACGACGTCATCCTCGTCACGGCGACCGACCAGTTCACGGCCACCGTGCTGTCCACGCGCGCGCCGCTCGGCCCGGCCGAGACCGTGATCGTGCCCCGGGGGTCCACGGTCGGCGACTGGCTCCGCCTGGTGCAGGAGCACCCGCAGGCGGCGTTCGCCCTGGAGCCGTCGGAGACGGCCGAGGAGGACGTCCCGCCCATCCAGCGCCGCCTGGCCATCGCGGCCTGA